A window of Oncorhynchus keta strain PuntledgeMale-10-30-2019 chromosome 27, Oket_V2, whole genome shotgun sequence contains these coding sequences:
- the LOC118372000 gene encoding dnaJ homolog subfamily C member 5-like, translating to MAAEAQRQRSLSTSGDSLYLVLGINKNATPEDIKKSYRKLALKFHPDKNPDNPEAADKFKEINNAHAILNDCTKRNIYDKYGSLGLYVAEQFGEENVNTYFVLSSWWAKGLFIFCGLATGCYFCCCLCCCCNCCCGKCKPRPPMDQEPEFYVSPEDLEAQMQPDERDVGGDPIMVQPSGTESTRLTSDSHSSYRTDTGYN from the exons ATGGCAGCTGAAGCGCAAAGACAGCGTTCTCTGTCTACGTCAGGAGACTCGCTCTACCTGGTCCTGGGGATCAACAAGAACGCCACACCAGAGGACATCAAGAAgtcctacag GAAACTGGCTCTGAAGTTCCACCCAGACAAGAATCCAGACAACCCTGAGGCTGCTGATAAGTTTAAGGAAATCAATAACGCCCACGCCATCCTGAACGACTGTACCAAGAGGAACATCTATGACAAGTACGGATCCCTGGGACTCTACGTGGCCGAGCAGTTTGGAGAGGAGAACGTCAACACCTACtttgtcctctcctcctggtgggcTAAG GGCCTGTTCATCTTCTGTGGCTTGGCGACTGGCTGCTACTTCTGCTGCTGTCTGTGCTGCTGCTGTAACTGCTGCTGTGGGAAGTGTAAACCGCGGCCTCCCATGGACCAGGAACCAGAGTTCTACGTCTCCCCTGAAGACCTGGAGGCACAGATGCAGCCTGACGAGAGAG ACGTTGGTGGTGATCCCATCATGGTGCAGCCGTCCGGAACAGAGTCCACCAGGCTGACGTCAGACAGCCACTCCAGCTACCGGACCGACACCGGATACAACTAA